The proteins below come from a single Asterias rubens chromosome 9, eAstRub1.3, whole genome shotgun sequence genomic window:
- the LOC117294673 gene encoding uncharacterized protein LOC117294673: protein MSFTAGVCLPESIPPIVPPTTWTAWFSVDDPTDGTENETLAAVRSAYPSVCVSPTQAECRVKFLHTDYVTAGQSLVFSCTPATGLLCQNLDQPHPQETCLDYEIRFECPTPAGVSLVSSQHACHNGLKYDLNSNNPHRWVLPYEDPCEYVAVLGGLTTHNISYQQGAPLYLDKIFVRLHTIFGCQCYQKVYDDTKDQSSTSAIERETTIFWDCPVDFSIIGKPTEQSSTHSVQYSSYKAVDGKGVTATQNGDCTHTTDKDGGDIDPWWRVDLEGEHCIRTITIINRIFCCSDRLTGAVARAGIDPILTNNDICGEPVTAEQAAPLGGIIEFKCDPPVRARHVFVDIPKDTPAKLQLCEVMVKEFPRAVCSPLEV from the exons atgagTTTCACCGCAGGAGTTtgtttacctg AATCGATACCTCCTATCGTGCCCCCTACCACTTGGACTGCTTGGTTTAGCGTGGATGACCCTACAGACGGTACGGAAAACGAGACACTAGCAGCAGTCAGATCG gCTTACCCATCGGTGTGCGTCAGCCCAACCCAGGCCGAGTGCCGAGTGAAATTCCTCCACACTGATTACGTCACTGCCGGACAGTCTTTGGTCTTTAGTTGCACTCCTGCTACCGGACTCCTGTGTCAAAACTTGGATCAACCTCATCCCCAGGAGACATGCCTGGACTATGAGATCAGATTTGAATGTCCAACACCTGCAG GTGTTTCTCTAGTCTCGTCACAACACGCTTGCCACAACGGATTGAAGTACGATCTCAACTCTAACAATCCACACCGATGGGTCTTACCGTACGAAGATCCATGCGAGTATGTTGCTGTACTCGGCGGACTGACTACTCATAATATATCATATCAACAGGGGGCGCCCTTGTATCTGGATAAGATATTCGTCAGACTGCATACAATCTTTGGTTGCCAATGTTATCAAAAAG TTTATGATGACACCAAAGATCAGTCATCAACCAGCGCCATTGAGAGGGAAACAACCATCTTCTGGGATTGTCCAG tGGATTTCTCCATAATTGGCAAACCAACTGAGCAAAGTTCGACGCACAGTGTTCAATACTCATCTTACAAGGCTGTAGACGGCAAAGGTGTGACAGCAACACAAAACGGAGATTGCACACACACAA CGGATAAGGATGGTGGCGATATAGATCCTTGGTGGAGAGTTGATCTTGAGGGCGAGCATTGCATCAGAACGATTACAATCATCAACAGGATCTTCTGTTGCA gcGATCGTTTGACTGGTGCCGTTGCTAGAGCAGGGATAGACCCCATCCTTACCAACAACGACATATGCGGGGAACCAGTGACGGCTGAACAGGCTGCACCACTTGGTGGCATCATTGAGTTTAAATGTGACCCGCCGGTGAGGGCGCGCCACGTTTTTGTAGACATACCAAAAGACACGCCTGCAAAACTGCAGCTGTGtgaggtaatggtgaaagaatttCCCCGTGCAGTTTGTTCACCGTTAGAAGTGTAA